TCGGGAGAAAAGTTCTCGTCACCCAGCATCTTCTGGAAATTGGTCACGTAGATTTCCGACACGTCACCGACCATCAGGATGATTTCACTGACCTTACGGGCATCCTTCACCAGATTGTTGACGGACTTCAGGGCATCATAGTATTTCTTGTACTGCTGGTATATCTTCACCGTCTCCGCAAAATTCTGGGCGGTACTTGTCGCGGTTGAAGAGGTATGCACGATATTGTCCGACATGTTGATGATACTCTGGGCAAGGTTTCCCGGATCAGTCACCACCCACTGTGCCCGTATCTGTCCGGCAAGAAAAAAGGTTCCTGCACAAAGCAGCAGCAGTCTTTTTCTCATGGACGTACCTCCTTCCTTACATAGTCACCGTTCGGAGAAAAGGTCAATACGTCAGCCGCCTCATTGTAGGCGATGTCTATGCGGTAGCCGGTATTGATGAACAGGTTACCGTTTTCTTCCACCAGCAGATAGGTTTCCGGTTTCAGCTTCCGTGTCTTTCCGCTGCGGGCGAAGACCGTCACCTTGTAGGCGTCCCCTTCCTTATATATAAGGACATCGGGCTTGCCTTCCACACTGCTCCATGAACCGCACAGGCGGTCACAGTCCTTAAACCTGCTCTCACTGCAACTCTGCAGCAGCAGTGATGCCGCCCCGATCAGGCAGGCGGCCAGTCTGTACAACTGTCTGTTTTTCATGTCTTGTCTTTTTTAATGATGTTGTTCTTGTTTTACTGAATCTCTCAAAGTCCCATCTTACGTCTCTTTGGCTTCGGCCTGACCGGGATGCGGGCTTTTCCGGACAGCCTTTCTTTACAGGCTGGCTGCCGGCATTCCTTGCGGATAGCGTTGTCGTCCTTTTTGTTTGGGGACTTCAGGCCGACCATGGTTTCAAACCTGGCATAAAGTTCCTTATAGGCCTTTTCTGCCTGTTGCCGTCTGATTTCATCCGGGGAATTCCGGTCAATGCCGTATTTCATGAGAAAACCGGAATTAATGAAAGGGCTGTCAATATTCTTCGGGTTGGCGATGAAACCTCCCAGCTTTTCCAGTTCCCCGTACAGCTTGTCGAGATACTGTACGGGAGGAGGGGAACAAAGCCGCTCGAAGACCTTCTCCACAGCATGTGTCAGTCTTACATCGACCTCCACGGCATCAGGTATCTCGCCTCTGAGCCTTCTTTCCCTGTAATCTTCCGGTTCCATACTTTCAAGCCGGTGGTACAGTTCATAGTCCTCTGAAAATCCGTAATGTTCACGGATATCCTTCGGTATGTCCCATCCGTTCATCAGGGACCAGTAGAGACATTCGATTGTCTCTTTACGCTTTCTTTCATCCGATTCAAAACTGTCATTCATAACCGTCATGCTTTACCGTTTGACCTTTTTCCTTTCCCTTCTCATTTCCGCAATGCGTTTCACGGCCAGTTCCAGATTTCCGCCCAGTTCCTTGGCCAGCTTCTGCAATTCCAGCTTTTCCGACTCTTCCGTGGTATATACGGCATATTCCTCATCGCTGACTTCCGTGGCATACACGGCCGAGTGGGTACCGCCAAGACCGATCCAGACCTCACGGTAGAAACGTCCGGGATGGTTGGCCTGATTAATGGACAGGATCTGTCCGCGTTCCTTGTCGGTCAGTCCGAGAAGCCGCTGGATATGGTCGAACTTGTTCATGTATTTCCGCTGGTCAAGGAGAATCTTGCAGTCACTGTTGTTGATGATAGCTTCCTTCACGACAAGGGAACTGATAATGTCATCCACTTCCTGGGTGACCACCACGGCCTCACCAAAATATTTTCTGACGGTCTTAAATAAATACTTTATGTACTCACTCATATTGGCGGACATCAGGGCTTTCCAGCATTCCTCAATGAGTATCATCTTGCGGATGCCTTTCAAGCGGCGCATCTTGGCGATGAAGGTTTCCATGATTATCAGTGTGACCACGGGCAGAAGCACCTTGTTTCCGCTGA
The Phocaeicola salanitronis DSM 18170 genome window above contains:
- a CDS encoding DUF3876 domain-containing protein — protein: MKNRQLYRLAACLIGAASLLLQSCSESRFKDCDRLCGSWSSVEGKPDVLIYKEGDAYKVTVFARSGKTRKLKPETYLLVEENGNLFINTGYRIDIAYNEAADVLTFSPNGDYVRKEVRP
- a CDS encoding DUF4141 domain-containing protein; the protein is MRKRLLLLCAGTFFLAGQIRAQWVVTDPGNLAQSIINMSDNIVHTSSTATSTAQNFAETVKIYQQYKKYYDALKSVNNLVKDARKVSEIILMVGDVSEIYVTNFQKMLGDENFSPEELEAIAFGYTKLLEESNGVLQDLKQVINVSTLSMTDKDRMDVVDDCYVSMRRYRNLVNYYTNRNIAVSFLRARKKNDLDRVLRLYGNDTSKYW